The Vescimonas coprocola genome includes a window with the following:
- the lon gene encoding endopeptidase La, with product MNTINIPVLALRGMTAFPGETVSFDVEREISIFALDNAMEGDRRLFLVTQRKIGVSEPEEQDLYEIGTVCHVLQIIKTSETTVRVLVEGEQRARLHRLWQTSPFLQANVELLEDAPYRSTSHTEALLRQTYSIFGAYKELSPQLSDEVVAQVLDQRDPGRLADFIAQNLTLRHQDRQRVLDQLHPVKRLQLVNDILTHEVDVMGLEFEMEQKVRQRVAQVQKDMILREQLKVLQHELGEDGDEELSDYEARITALHLPEELHRKLMKEVDRLAKQPFGSAEGSVIRNYLDVCLELPWGKYTRDRADVAQARRILDRDHFGLEQVKERILEFVAVRQLSPDSKGKILCLVGPPGVGKTSIALSVSKALHRKMARLSLGGVRDEADIRGHRKTYIGAMPGRIIDAISRSGSMNPLLVLDEIDKLGSDMRGDPASALLEVLDSEQNYAFRDHYLEIPVDLSQVLFITTANTTSTIPRPLLDRMEVIELTSYTDEEKLQIAKRYLLPRQMKEHGLKKTQLRLSDDAIRQIISGYTRESGVRLLERQLGKVCRKTAMRLVDGGEKRVNVTPDSLRELLGVVRYQDGVHSTRNQVGVVNGLAWTEVGGEILEVEAGVMEGSGKLELTGNLGTVMQESVRAALTCLRSRCGELGIEKDFYKTRDIHVHFPEGAVPKDGPSAGIAITTAMLSALTGRKVRGDVAMTGEVTLRGRVLPIGGLKEKTMAALRSGIRTVILPKDNVKDLEEIDQTVRAALHFVPVESVDQVFAAALVPSPAVSAVEHMTALPMEPAAPALRV from the coding sequence ATGAATACCATCAATATCCCCGTTCTGGCGCTGCGGGGCATGACCGCCTTCCCCGGCGAAACTGTAAGCTTCGACGTGGAGCGGGAGATTTCCATTTTTGCGCTGGACAACGCTATGGAGGGCGACCGTCGTCTGTTTCTGGTGACGCAGCGGAAGATCGGCGTCTCCGAGCCAGAGGAGCAGGATCTCTACGAGATCGGCACGGTGTGCCATGTGCTCCAGATCATCAAGACCTCCGAGACTACGGTACGGGTGCTGGTGGAGGGTGAGCAGCGGGCGAGACTGCATCGTCTGTGGCAAACCTCCCCGTTTTTGCAGGCCAATGTAGAGCTGCTGGAGGATGCCCCCTACCGAAGCACCTCTCACACGGAGGCTCTGCTGCGGCAGACCTACTCCATCTTCGGCGCCTATAAGGAGCTGTCCCCCCAGCTGTCCGACGAGGTGGTGGCGCAGGTGCTGGATCAGCGTGACCCCGGCCGTCTGGCGGATTTCATCGCCCAGAACCTGACCCTGCGGCATCAGGACCGGCAGCGGGTACTGGATCAACTGCACCCGGTGAAGCGGCTCCAGCTGGTCAATGACATCCTCACCCACGAGGTGGACGTCATGGGTCTGGAGTTCGAGATGGAGCAGAAGGTGCGCCAGCGGGTGGCGCAGGTCCAGAAGGATATGATCCTCCGGGAACAGCTGAAGGTGCTGCAGCACGAGCTGGGAGAGGACGGCGACGAGGAGCTGTCGGATTATGAGGCCCGCATCACCGCCCTGCACCTGCCGGAGGAGCTGCACCGCAAGCTCATGAAAGAGGTAGACCGGCTGGCCAAGCAGCCCTTCGGCAGCGCCGAGGGCTCCGTCATCCGCAACTATCTGGACGTGTGTCTGGAGCTGCCGTGGGGCAAGTACACTCGTGACCGGGCAGACGTGGCGCAGGCCCGGCGCATCCTTGACCGGGATCACTTCGGTCTGGAGCAGGTGAAGGAGCGTATTCTGGAGTTCGTGGCGGTGCGGCAGCTGAGCCCCGACTCCAAGGGGAAAATTCTCTGTCTGGTGGGGCCTCCCGGCGTGGGCAAGACCTCCATCGCCTTGTCGGTGTCCAAGGCCCTGCACCGGAAGATGGCCCGGCTGAGTCTGGGCGGCGTCCGGGACGAGGCGGACATCCGGGGTCACCGCAAGACCTACATCGGCGCCATGCCGGGCCGCATCATCGACGCCATCTCCCGCAGCGGCTCCATGAATCCCCTGTTGGTGCTGGACGAGATCGACAAGCTGGGCAGCGATATGCGGGGCGACCCCGCCTCCGCCCTGCTGGAGGTGCTGGACAGCGAGCAGAACTACGCCTTCCGGGATCACTATCTGGAGATCCCGGTGGATCTGAGTCAGGTACTGTTCATCACCACCGCCAACACCACCTCCACCATTCCCCGGCCCCTGCTGGACCGGATGGAGGTCATCGAGCTCACCAGCTACACCGACGAGGAGAAGCTGCAGATCGCCAAGCGCTATCTGCTGCCCCGGCAGATGAAGGAGCATGGGCTGAAAAAGACCCAGCTGCGCCTGTCGGACGACGCCATCCGGCAGATCATCTCCGGCTATACCAGAGAATCCGGCGTTCGGCTGTTGGAGCGGCAGCTGGGCAAGGTGTGCCGCAAGACCGCCATGCGTCTGGTGGACGGTGGGGAGAAGCGGGTGAATGTGACCCCCGACTCCCTGCGGGAGCTGTTGGGCGTGGTGCGTTATCAGGACGGCGTACATAGCACACGGAATCAGGTGGGCGTGGTGAACGGTCTGGCCTGGACCGAGGTAGGCGGCGAAATTCTGGAGGTGGAGGCCGGCGTCATGGAGGGCTCCGGCAAGCTGGAGCTCACCGGCAATCTGGGTACCGTCATGCAGGAGTCCGTCCGGGCGGCGCTGACGTGCCTGCGGAGCCGGTGCGGCGAGCTGGGCATCGAGAAGGACTTTTACAAGACCCGTGACATCCACGTCCACTTCCCGGAGGGGGCGGTGCCTAAGGACGGCCCCTCCGCCGGCATCGCCATCACCACCGCCATGCTCTCCGCTCTGACGGGACGGAAGGTCCGGGGCGATGTGGCCATGACCGGCGAGGTGACGCTGCGGGGCCGGGTGCTGCCCATCGGCGGACTGAAGGAAAAGACCATGGCCGCTCTCCGCAGCGGCATCCGCACGGTGATCCTCCCCAAGGACAACGTCAAGGATCTGGAGGAGATCGACCAGACCGTCCGGGCGGCCCTGCACTTCGTGCCGGTGGAGAGCGTGGATCAGGTGTTTGCGGCGGCGTTGGTCCCCTCCCCTGCCGTGTCGGCGGTGGAGCATATGACCGCCCTGCCCATGGAACCGGCTGCCCCGGCCCTGCGGGTCTGA